Proteins from a single region of Chitinibacter bivalviorum:
- a CDS encoding glycosyltransferase family 4 protein, which produces MPKLLSVNNYHYRRGGSDVVYLEHAALMEKLGWSNAFFSMHHPKNFDSIWSSYFVDELEFGHAYSAWDKVKMASKVVYSFEAKKKISSLIHDFKPDVAHLHCIYHHLSPAIIPALKHAGVPVVMTAHDLKIACPAYKMLNDSGICEKCKDGSLLNVVKNKCLRGSTAASAIVTIETGLHNFLNTYKKHIDKVVVPSRFFMDKFVEWGWPADKFVYIPNYVDASQFDPDFYAGSYLLYFGRLAPEKGVATLMKAAKSANIPLKIVGTGPIEAELKILAAELNADIEFLGYRSGKELHDLIRGSRAVSLPSEWYENAPMSVLESFALGKPVIGARIGGIPEMVIDHETGWTFTSADSHELALLLSQIWAQSDESVSSLGRSARELVVRNFSRDAYVSAMQKLYAELGVK; this is translated from the coding sequence ATGCCTAAGTTATTAAGTGTTAATAACTACCATTATCGACGTGGTGGTTCTGATGTTGTTTATTTAGAGCATGCCGCATTGATGGAAAAACTTGGTTGGAGCAATGCCTTTTTTTCGATGCATCACCCAAAAAATTTTGATTCAATTTGGTCTTCATATTTTGTCGATGAGTTAGAGTTTGGTCATGCTTATTCTGCATGGGATAAAGTCAAAATGGCTTCAAAAGTAGTATATTCTTTTGAAGCTAAGAAAAAGATTAGCTCGCTTATTCACGATTTTAAGCCCGATGTAGCGCATTTGCATTGTATTTATCATCATTTATCTCCTGCTATTATTCCGGCCTTGAAGCATGCTGGTGTGCCAGTGGTGATGACTGCTCATGATTTAAAAATAGCTTGTCCTGCCTATAAAATGCTGAATGATTCTGGCATTTGTGAAAAATGTAAGGACGGTAGTTTACTCAATGTAGTTAAGAATAAGTGTTTGCGTGGTTCTACTGCCGCAAGTGCTATCGTTACGATTGAAACTGGGCTTCATAATTTCTTGAATACATATAAAAAGCATATTGATAAGGTGGTTGTGCCTAGTCGTTTTTTTATGGATAAGTTTGTCGAATGGGGCTGGCCTGCAGATAAATTCGTTTATATTCCGAATTATGTAGATGCTAGCCAGTTTGATCCTGATTTTTATGCTGGCAGCTATTTGCTTTATTTTGGTCGTTTAGCACCAGAGAAAGGCGTTGCCACTTTAATGAAGGCAGCAAAATCTGCAAATATCCCACTAAAAATTGTAGGCACAGGACCTATCGAAGCAGAACTAAAGATCCTCGCTGCTGAATTAAACGCGGATATTGAGTTCTTAGGGTATCGCTCTGGTAAAGAGTTGCATGATTTGATTCGCGGTTCGCGCGCAGTCTCTTTACCCTCTGAGTGGTATGAAAATGCACCAATGAGTGTATTGGAAAGCTTTGCTTTAGGTAAACCCGTTATTGGGGCACGTATTGGCGGTATTCCTGAAATGGTTATTGATCATGAAACAGGGTGGACTTTTACCAGTGCAGATAGCCATGAATTAGCCTTGTTATTAAGTCAGATTTGGGCGCAATCCGATGAATCAGTAAGTAGTCTAGGTCGTTCAGCTCGAGAATTGGTGGTACGAAACTTTAGTCGAGATGCATATGTCTCGGCTATGCAAAAATTGTATGCGGAATTGGGTGTTAAATAA
- a CDS encoding glycosyltransferase: MKIEVVSFTGDSGLADYAVSLGRALSVLAETTVVTAQSLPSRFDHLGFKVERVFRRSRHYPIDILKFFFGVLNRNPDFILMQGPLKFALLDAFFIRLLNLFGISTAITVHDVLPHYPKFWSRFTFGFYYRSFRHVICHSLAAQQGVSELGISAPVLVVPHGIYDIFNLTGISQAKARELISGLSDNDFVSLFFGHLEPRKGLIPFLECAKSMQSQTHYKFILAGASSVAGHGPEYVQALETARLMPNVIVHDRRIPFEDVENYFSASNVICLPYLEGTTSGVLKIALAFTKPVIATRVGDFPEQVPENAGIVIEADHGISSSLANAIANIEQDYSAYCDAMGAAGADAQWSLIANKIIDFLGLKHA; the protein is encoded by the coding sequence ATGAAAATTGAAGTGGTTAGTTTTACTGGTGATTCCGGGTTAGCGGATTATGCTGTTTCGTTAGGGCGTGCATTATCAGTGCTTGCTGAAACTACTGTGGTAACAGCACAATCGCTACCCAGTCGATTTGATCATTTAGGGTTTAAAGTAGAGCGTGTGTTTCGACGTTCTCGTCATTATCCAATTGATATCTTAAAATTTTTCTTCGGTGTGTTAAATAGAAATCCTGATTTTATTTTAATGCAAGGGCCGTTGAAGTTTGCGCTGCTTGATGCCTTTTTTATTCGTCTTTTAAATTTATTCGGTATTTCTACGGCGATTACTGTTCATGATGTTTTACCGCATTACCCTAAATTTTGGAGTCGATTTACTTTTGGCTTTTATTATCGCTCGTTTAGGCATGTGATTTGCCATTCTTTGGCAGCTCAACAAGGTGTTTCAGAACTTGGTATCTCAGCCCCCGTTCTTGTCGTGCCACATGGGATATATGATATTTTCAATTTAACAGGTATTTCGCAAGCCAAAGCCCGTGAGCTTATATCTGGTTTATCAGACAATGATTTTGTATCACTATTTTTTGGGCACCTAGAACCGAGAAAAGGATTAATTCCTTTCTTAGAATGTGCAAAGTCCATGCAGAGTCAAACCCATTATAAATTCATTCTTGCGGGCGCCAGTAGTGTTGCAGGGCATGGTCCTGAGTATGTGCAAGCACTAGAAACCGCTAGATTAATGCCTAATGTGATTGTTCATGATCGACGAATCCCATTTGAAGATGTGGAAAATTATTTTTCGGCAAGTAATGTCATCTGTTTGCCATATCTTGAAGGTACAACGAGTGGTGTGTTGAAGATCGCTTTGGCATTCACAAAGCCCGTTATTGCAACGCGAGTTGGCGATTTTCCCGAACAAGTACCAGAAAACGCAGGCATAGTGATTGAAGCAGATCACGGTATTTCATCATCTTTAGCCAATGCGATTGCCAATATTGAGCAGGACTATTCGGCTTATTGTGATGCGATGGGTGCAGCTGGCGCAGATGCTCAATGGTCTCTGATCGCAAATAAAATTATTGATTTTCTTGGATTAAAGCATGCCTAA
- a CDS encoding glycosyltransferase family 4 protein, translating into MARVLLSAFACDPDFGSDEEVGWQWAKELCKRGHHVTVLTRASHQRAIEARLAQSDECNTVKFVYFDLPRIHAVLSKINRRNHLYYYLWQWFAYQHVKTMHQQLAFDLVHHVTWVSFRQPSFMGGLGIPLYFGPVAGGDEIPPGYSRIFSRNQRLVEILRGLLNRCVAFDPMMRMTFRDAKRVFFTSDGHLARVPPFVANKAQVELAIGCNASDLARLAPLARRASAEATRLIFVGRCIGLKGMDLGLRSFALILQQKPSVRLTIIGDGVDRQRWEQTAQDLGISHAIEWLGWLPKAEVLAMYTDYDALFYPSLRDSGGFVVLEALQAGLPVICYRLGGPGVVIDHSCGAAVVADINQERAVQNFADATISVLSRLETDPNFAQQCRQRVSQFTWDALIDRIYVPIIKEIGQ; encoded by the coding sequence ATGGCTCGAGTCTTATTATCCGCATTTGCTTGTGACCCCGATTTTGGCTCTGATGAAGAAGTTGGTTGGCAATGGGCCAAGGAGCTTTGCAAACGAGGGCATCATGTTACTGTTTTGACTCGCGCGTCACACCAACGTGCTATCGAAGCTCGGCTGGCGCAGTCTGATGAATGCAATACGGTTAAGTTCGTATATTTCGACCTGCCGCGTATTCATGCCGTATTGAGCAAAATAAATCGCCGTAATCACCTGTATTACTATTTGTGGCAGTGGTTTGCTTATCAGCATGTCAAAACAATGCATCAGCAATTGGCTTTTGATCTGGTGCACCATGTCACTTGGGTTAGTTTTCGTCAGCCTAGTTTTATGGGGGGGCTGGGTATACCGCTGTATTTCGGTCCTGTAGCTGGTGGAGATGAAATACCCCCTGGGTATTCACGTATATTTTCTAGGAATCAGCGTTTAGTAGAAATATTGCGGGGTTTACTCAATCGTTGTGTTGCCTTTGACCCCATGATGCGAATGACGTTTCGGGATGCAAAGCGAGTGTTTTTTACTTCTGACGGTCATCTAGCTCGGGTGCCACCATTTGTTGCTAATAAGGCGCAAGTCGAACTTGCCATTGGCTGCAATGCATCCGATTTGGCTCGCTTAGCTCCGTTGGCGCGTCGCGCCAGCGCTGAAGCGACGCGTCTAATCTTTGTTGGGCGCTGTATTGGCTTAAAAGGGATGGATTTAGGATTGCGCAGTTTTGCACTGATCTTGCAGCAAAAGCCTTCAGTACGCTTGACCATTATTGGCGATGGAGTTGATCGGCAACGCTGGGAGCAGACGGCGCAAGATTTAGGCATATCACATGCAATTGAATGGCTTGGTTGGCTGCCCAAAGCAGAAGTATTAGCGATGTACACCGATTACGATGCGTTGTTTTACCCTAGCTTGCGTGACTCGGGTGGTTTTGTTGTGTTGGAGGCACTGCAGGCGGGTTTGCCTGTGATTTGTTACCGCTTAGGTGGGCCAGGAGTTGTCATCGATCATTCGTGCGGTGCTGCTGTTGTCGCAGATATCAATCAAGAGCGTGCAGTCCAAAATTTCGCAGACGCTACAATTTCTGTCCTTTCTCGACTTGAAACAGATCCAAATTTTGCGCAGCAATGTCGTCAGCGTGTAAGCCAATTTACCTGGGATGCGCTCATTGATCGCATATATGTACCGATTATCAAAGAAATTGGACAGTAG